In Rhizobium oryzihabitans, one DNA window encodes the following:
- a CDS encoding M3 family oligoendopeptidase, giving the protein MTLNRSIPQPVFSLAETSGPVLGDLPGWKLSDLYPSGDSPEYKGDIEKAAAMATAFEDKWKGKLETATKATGANGIGAALKEYEALDDLIGRIGSFAGLTYFSDTSNPANGKLYGDAQAKLTDISAHLLFFTLELNRIDDAVMDACMANDALAGHYRPWLVDLRKDKPHQLDDQLEQLFLEKSMTSASAFNRLFDETMADLRFDIDGASLPLEVTLNMLQEPDPETRRKAAEALSATFKENLRVFTLITNTLAKDKDISDRWRKFEDIADSRHLANRVEREVVDALAAAVKNAYPRLSHRYYAMKAKWLGMEQMNYWDRNAPLPDTSNTIIPWDEAKDTVLSAYGDFAPEMADIARRFFDEEWIDAPARPGKAPGAFAHPTVPSAHPYVLVNYLGKPRDVMTLAHELGHGVHQVLAGGQGALMCATPLTLAETASVFGEMLTFRKLLDDTKDVRERKAMLARKVEDMINTVVRQIAFYEFERKLHTARKQGELTSEQIGELWLSVQAESLGPAIRISEGYETWWTYIPHFIHSPFYVYAYAFGDCLVNSLYAVYQKAETGFQDKYFELLKAGGTKHHSELLKPFGLDATDPSFWDKGLSMIEGLIDELEALDNKQA; this is encoded by the coding sequence ATGACCCTTAATCGCTCCATTCCGCAACCCGTCTTTTCCCTTGCGGAAACCTCCGGTCCCGTGCTTGGCGACCTACCCGGCTGGAAGCTTTCGGATCTCTATCCGTCTGGCGATTCGCCGGAATATAAGGGTGATATCGAGAAGGCGGCGGCGATGGCGACGGCTTTCGAGGATAAATGGAAGGGCAAGCTTGAGACCGCCACAAAGGCGACAGGCGCCAACGGCATTGGCGCTGCCCTCAAGGAGTACGAAGCGCTGGACGATCTTATCGGCCGCATCGGCTCCTTTGCCGGACTCACTTATTTTTCCGATACGTCGAACCCGGCAAACGGCAAGCTTTACGGCGATGCCCAGGCGAAACTGACGGATATTTCCGCCCATCTCCTGTTCTTTACGCTAGAACTCAACCGCATCGACGACGCCGTGATGGACGCCTGCATGGCAAACGATGCCCTGGCCGGCCACTACAGGCCCTGGCTGGTGGATTTGCGCAAGGACAAGCCGCACCAGCTTGACGATCAGCTAGAACAGCTGTTCCTTGAAAAATCGATGACCAGCGCGAGCGCCTTCAACCGTCTGTTCGACGAGACGATGGCCGATCTGCGTTTTGATATTGACGGCGCAAGCCTTCCGCTGGAAGTGACGCTCAACATGCTCCAGGAGCCGGATCCGGAAACCCGCAGGAAGGCGGCGGAAGCGCTGAGCGCCACCTTCAAGGAGAATCTGCGGGTCTTCACCCTCATCACCAACACGCTCGCCAAGGACAAGGATATTTCCGACCGCTGGCGCAAATTCGAAGACATTGCCGACAGCCGCCATCTGGCGAACCGCGTCGAGCGCGAGGTCGTTGATGCGCTGGCTGCCGCCGTCAAAAACGCCTATCCGCGCCTTTCGCATCGCTATTACGCCATGAAGGCGAAATGGCTCGGCATGGAGCAGATGAACTACTGGGACCGCAACGCGCCGCTTCCCGATACGTCCAATACGATTATTCCATGGGATGAGGCGAAGGATACGGTGCTTTCCGCCTATGGCGATTTCGCCCCTGAGATGGCCGATATCGCCCGCCGTTTCTTCGATGAGGAATGGATCGACGCCCCCGCCCGCCCCGGCAAGGCGCCAGGTGCATTCGCACACCCCACCGTGCCATCGGCCCACCCTTACGTTCTGGTCAACTATCTCGGCAAACCGCGTGATGTGATGACGCTCGCCCACGAGCTTGGTCATGGCGTGCATCAGGTGCTGGCCGGCGGTCAGGGCGCGCTGATGTGCGCCACACCGCTGACACTTGCCGAAACGGCCTCCGTCTTTGGTGAAATGCTGACCTTCCGCAAGCTGCTCGACGACACCAAGGATGTGAGAGAGCGCAAGGCCATGCTCGCCCGCAAGGTCGAGGACATGATCAATACGGTCGTGCGCCAGATCGCGTTTTATGAATTCGAACGCAAGCTGCACACCGCCCGTAAACAGGGCGAGTTGACCTCCGAACAGATCGGTGAATTGTGGCTTTCCGTTCAGGCCGAAAGCCTCGGCCCGGCGATCCGGATTTCCGAGGGTTATGAGACATGGTGGACCTATATCCCCCATTTCATCCATTCACCCTTCTATGTTTATGCCTATGCCTTCGGTGATTGCCTGGTGAACTCGCTGTATGCGGTCTACCAGAAAGCCGAGACCGGCTTTCAGGATAAATATTTCGAACTTTTGAAAGCGGGCGGCACCAAGCACCATTCCGAGCTTTTGAAGCCCTTCGGTCTTGATGCGACCGATCCTTCCTTCTGGGACAAGGGCCTTTCGATGATCGAGGGGCTGATCGACGAGCTGGAAGCGCTGGATAACAAACAGGCTTAA
- a CDS encoding aminotransferase class IV family protein yields MKRKPADLTLRETLRWEPQSGFQRIDQHMRRLLRSADALGFRAPLNAVQTLEKTVGGENPLCVKLVMNYKGELDIETAAFRPLQEDTVWRVRIATQTTLDSADTFYRHKSSRREPYDAARAEFSAADADEVLLLNERGELCEGSSTSIFVEMPDGQLLTPPLDSGILPGVLRADLIRERKARGQALKPEDIAGGRLFVGNSLHGLIAAELV; encoded by the coding sequence ATGAAACGCAAACCCGCCGATCTGACCTTGAGGGAAACGCTGCGCTGGGAGCCGCAATCGGGCTTTCAGCGCATTGACCAGCATATGCGCCGGCTGTTGCGCTCCGCCGATGCGTTGGGTTTTCGCGCACCCCTCAATGCGGTCCAGACCCTGGAAAAGACGGTGGGCGGCGAAAACCCGCTCTGCGTAAAGCTTGTCATGAACTACAAGGGTGAGCTGGATATTGAAACGGCCGCCTTTCGGCCGTTGCAGGAGGATACCGTCTGGCGCGTCCGCATTGCCACCCAAACCACCCTTGATTCCGCCGATACCTTCTATCGCCACAAGTCGTCGCGCCGGGAGCCCTATGATGCTGCCCGCGCCGAATTCTCAGCCGCAGATGCGGATGAGGTTCTGCTTCTCAACGAGCGCGGCGAGTTGTGCGAGGGATCCTCGACCAGCATCTTCGTCGAAATGCCTGATGGGCAATTGCTGACGCCCCCACTCGACAGTGGCATTCTTCCGGGCGTCCTGCGCGCCGATCTTATCCGTGAACGCAAGGCGCGCGGGCAGGCCCTGAAGCCGGAAGATATTGCCGGGGGGCGGTTGTTCGTGGGTAATTCGCTGCATGGCTTGATTGCGGCGGAACTGGTCTAA
- a CDS encoding GGDEF domain-containing protein — MDSLIERVAALQSATPVLIALYDSGDRLRHANPSFRESFQLAAGDFPTWADIMRLNHRLRTGVVIRNSDFEGWLMSAQSRRGKLPYRAFEMDMYDGRWFWMTETVQQDGWMLCVASDVTELRQGYRALRQDRDLAVRASQTDELTGTANRRFVFAKLALQVERVGRGLEAPFCLCTLDIDFFKQINDRFGHKCGDAVLRDFVGIAHSVVRRVDCFGRIGGEEFMLILPRSSVAESGEIVERLLQRVRLSRPLPDFPDFSYSCSAGMTAYRMAESADEVFMRADKALYAAKEKGRDRLLAVTV; from the coding sequence TTGGATAGTCTTATCGAGCGTGTTGCAGCGCTTCAGAGTGCCACCCCCGTTCTGATCGCTCTCTATGATTCCGGGGACCGGTTGCGGCACGCCAACCCGTCGTTTCGGGAAAGCTTTCAGCTTGCTGCCGGAGATTTCCCGACCTGGGCGGATATCATGCGGCTGAACCATCGCCTGCGCACCGGCGTCGTCATAAGAAACAGCGATTTCGAGGGATGGCTCATGTCGGCGCAGTCCCGGCGCGGCAAGCTGCCTTATCGTGCCTTCGAGATGGACATGTATGACGGCCGCTGGTTCTGGATGACGGAGACGGTGCAGCAGGATGGCTGGATGCTCTGTGTCGCAAGCGACGTCACCGAATTGCGCCAGGGCTACAGAGCCCTGCGACAGGACCGCGATCTGGCGGTGCGCGCCTCGCAGACTGACGAATTGACGGGAACGGCCAACCGTCGTTTCGTTTTCGCGAAACTGGCCCTGCAGGTGGAACGGGTCGGCAGAGGTCTTGAAGCGCCCTTTTGCCTTTGCACGCTCGATATCGATTTTTTCAAGCAGATCAATGATCGTTTCGGCCACAAATGCGGCGATGCGGTTCTGCGCGATTTTGTCGGCATCGCCCATTCCGTCGTGCGCCGGGTGGACTGTTTCGGCAGGATCGGCGGTGAGGAATTCATGCTCATCCTGCCGCGCAGCTCCGTTGCCGAAAGCGGGGAGATTGTCGAACGACTGCTGCAAAGGGTGCGTCTTTCCAGACCCCTGCCCGATTTCCCGGATTTTTCCTACAGTTGCTCGGCCGGCATGACCGCCTATCGCATGGCGGAAAGCGCTGACGAGGTTTTCATGCGTGCCGACAAGGCCCTTTATGCGGCCAAGGAGAAAGGCCGGGACCGGCTTCTGGCGGTGACGGTTTAG
- a CDS encoding homospermidine synthase, whose protein sequence is MTDANHPIYGDIDGPIIMIGFGSIGRGTLPLIERHFNFDRTRLVVIDPREDIAAFLAERNIHHIRKHLTKENYKEVLKPLLKGVQGQGFCVNLSVDAASVDLMRLCRKHGMLYIDTVVEPWPGFYFDADADNASRTNYSLRETMLKEKARKPGGTTAVSTCGANPGMVSWFVKQALINLARDTGLNIEEPQPHDREAWAKLMKQLGVKGVHVAERDTQRAKEPKPFGAFWNTWSVEGFIAEGFQPAELGWGTHENWMPKNAKKQKKGSKAAIYLDQPGANTRVRTWCPGQGPQYGFLVTHNEAISISDYFTVRNDDGGVIYRPTCHYAYHPCNDAILSLHELFGNGGTAQPIQHVLGEDELVDGADELGVLLYGHDKNAYWYGSRLTLQEARSLAPNQNATGLQVSSAVLAGMVWAIENPQAGIVEADEMDYRRCLEVQRPYLGPVEGHYTDWTPLDSRPGLFPDNIDKSDPWQFRNILVR, encoded by the coding sequence ATGACGGACGCAAACCATCCGATTTACGGCGATATTGACGGCCCCATCATCATGATCGGCTTCGGCTCCATCGGGCGCGGTACTCTTCCGTTGATCGAACGTCATTTCAATTTCGACAGGACCCGTCTCGTCGTCATCGATCCGCGCGAGGATATCGCGGCGTTTCTGGCTGAGAGAAACATTCATCACATCCGCAAACATCTGACCAAGGAAAACTATAAGGAGGTTCTCAAGCCGCTCCTCAAAGGTGTCCAGGGCCAGGGCTTTTGCGTCAATCTTTCCGTCGATGCCGCATCCGTTGATCTGATGAGGCTCTGCCGCAAACACGGCATGCTCTATATCGACACCGTGGTGGAGCCATGGCCGGGCTTTTATTTCGACGCCGACGCCGACAATGCCTCCAGAACCAATTATTCGCTGCGCGAGACCATGCTGAAGGAAAAGGCGCGCAAACCGGGCGGCACAACGGCGGTTTCCACCTGTGGCGCCAATCCGGGCATGGTGTCCTGGTTCGTGAAGCAGGCGCTGATCAATCTCGCCAGAGATACGGGCCTTAATATCGAAGAGCCGCAGCCGCATGACCGGGAAGCATGGGCAAAGCTCATGAAACAGCTCGGCGTCAAGGGCGTGCATGTGGCCGAGCGCGACACGCAGCGGGCAAAGGAGCCCAAGCCATTCGGGGCGTTCTGGAACACCTGGTCCGTCGAGGGTTTTATCGCCGAAGGTTTTCAGCCGGCCGAACTCGGCTGGGGGACGCATGAAAACTGGATGCCGAAAAACGCGAAAAAGCAGAAAAAGGGCAGCAAGGCGGCGATCTATCTCGATCAACCCGGCGCCAATACCCGGGTGCGGACATGGTGTCCGGGCCAGGGCCCGCAATATGGATTTCTGGTCACCCACAATGAAGCGATCTCGATTTCCGACTATTTCACCGTCCGCAATGACGATGGCGGCGTGATCTATCGCCCCACCTGTCATTATGCCTACCACCCTTGCAACGACGCCATTCTTTCCCTGCACGAACTCTTCGGCAATGGCGGCACGGCCCAGCCGATCCAGCATGTGCTCGGCGAGGACGAACTCGTCGACGGCGCCGACGAGCTGGGTGTTCTTCTCTATGGCCATGACAAAAACGCCTATTGGTACGGCTCGCGGCTGACCCTGCAGGAGGCGCGCTCACTCGCGCCCAACCAGAATGCGACCGGGCTGCAGGTCAGTTCGGCGGTGCTGGCCGGAATGGTCTGGGCAATTGAAAATCCGCAGGCCGGCATCGTCGAGGCGGATGAAATGGATTACCGCCGATGCCTTGAGGTGCAGCGCCCCTATCTTGGCCCGGTCGAGGGACATTACACGGACTGGACGCCGCTCGACAGTCGCCCCGGCCTGTTTCCCGACAATATCGACAAGTCCGATCCCTGGCAGTTCCGCAATATTCTGGTGCGCTGA
- the omp10 gene encoding outer membrane lipoprotein Omp10 encodes MNFKTSAALLSAAIAVSSCVAPGPSQQTSMAPSLARGPAVDGRWIDRNGIVSTFQNGAFSTRSTDTNTLLASGTYVTISPTLYEINMTSLVRNTQSRVNCALVSPSQLNCTTDTNSQFSLTRQG; translated from the coding sequence ATGAACTTCAAGACAAGCGCTGCTTTGCTTTCAGCCGCCATCGCGGTGTCTTCATGCGTCGCGCCGGGTCCCTCCCAGCAGACCTCGATGGCCCCCTCGCTTGCCCGCGGGCCGGCCGTCGATGGCCGCTGGATCGACCGTAACGGCATCGTATCGACATTCCAGAACGGCGCTTTCTCTACACGTTCGACCGACACCAATACGCTTCTGGCGTCCGGCACCTATGTCACCATTTCGCCGACGCTCTACGAAATCAACATGACGTCGCTGGTTCGCAATACGCAATCGCGCGTCAACTGCGCCCTTGTCTCCCCGTCACAATTGAATTGCACGACAGACACAAACAGCCAGTTCTCGCTGACGCGTCAAGGCTGA